CTTAAGCCAAGTTAAGGAGTTATGTGCGATCGCCTATCAACGGCTCTGTTATCTGCTGCCAAATTTAGCGAATTGCGCGGAGGAGATGGTTAATGATTTATTGACCAAGTTCTGTGCGGTGCGTGAATTTTTATACATGACCGCGAGCAATAATAGCCAGAAGCAAGACCCAGAGGAGATTTGGCTCGATCGGGAACTTTTCTATCAAGGGATTGAATTGTTACTGGACTTACCTCAAGGACAACCAGCCTTGCAGGGAGGCGCAGTGGGAATTTTATATAGCGATCGGCGGATTACAGAGGAGCAAATCATGGCGATCGCTACAGCCTATTTAAATAGTTCAGAAGCGGCTCCTAGGGTTACGGCTGAATTTTTGCGTGGGTTGCTGAGAACCTGCCGCGAGGTAGCCTGGAACCTGCCCCAATTGTTGCAAGTAATTGACCAACAATTGCAGTCCTGGGAAGAGGAAGGCTTCATGAAGGCACTACCGGAATTCCGACTAGCGTTCGCCGATCTTACTCCCCGCGAAACCGATCGAGTGGCGGCGCTAGTAGCTGGCCTCCATGATGAACAGCACCTGGGCGATCTCACTGAACGGCGATTAACTGAAGCCGATCTGCAAATGGGTTTACAAATGAATCAGTTATTAACAGATTCACTCAAGCAGGATGGTCTATTGGCGTGGATTTCAAGTAATAGTTAGGGCGATCGCCAGGATATCAATCTACCAATCATTATGCGAACTGCTATAAGTCATTAATTCATCTGTTGCAATTGTTCCAATCGCCCAGTTAGAATCTGTGCCTGTTGTTTTGCTTCCTCTAGTTCCGCTCTGGCTCCCTCGACAATATGGGCAGGAGCCTTTTTAACATACCCTTCATTACTCAATCGGCCTTGCAAAGAAGCAATGTTGCCATTGAGTTTGCCCAGATTCTTTTCCAATCGTTGCCGCAACTGAGCCACATCGACCACTCCGGTTAATGGCACCAATACTTGCACCGTACCGACCACTCCAGCCATAGTCTGTCCCAAATCCGCTGGCACGGTTTCCACAATTTGCAACTCCTCCACCCTGGCCAGGTGCTTGATATAGGCTGCACCTGCTAGGCAGGGATGCAATTCATCACCTTCACCCTGCAATACTGCTTTGATTTTCTGGGAAGGCTTGATTTCTAGTTCCGCGCGTAAATTCCGAATCACCCGAATCGCCTCGAAGATCGAGTTAAACTGAGCATCGATCGCACTATCAATCAAACTATCCGCCGCCTCTGGATAGGGCTGGATCGCCAATGGCTTTTCTGCCTCACTTGCGACCGCGCTCCAGATTTCTTCGGTCAAATGCGGCATATAGGGATGCAACAGCGCCAGGGTTCCTTTCAGCACATGTAACAATACACCCTGGGCAATCGCCTGCGATCGCTGATCTTCACTTTGCAATCTAGGTTTGACCAGCTCAATATAGTAATCGCAAAACTCATTCCAAATGAACCCATACAGAGTCCGTGCTGCCTCACCCAGGCCATATTTAGGGATCTGTTGATTCACCATCTGAGCCGTTTGATTGAAACGAGAAAGAATCCAGCGATCGCATGATTCCAATTCAGCTAGAGCAGGTAATTTGGGGCGATCGTCCCCCAGATTCATCAACACAAACCGCGAAGCATTCCAAAGCTTGTTGGCAAAGTTCCGCGCTGACTCCACCGTAGAAGATTCATCGGTTTTGCGATTGTAATCAAGGCGAATATCCTGCCCCGCGCCCACCACTTCATTGATCAGGGCATAGCGCAAGGCATCAGTGCCATATTTATCAATTAGAACTAAAGGATCGATGCCATTATTTTTAGTCTTCGACATCTTCTGGTTATTCTCATCCCGCACCAGACCATGAATATAAACATCCTTAAAGGGCATTTGCTTAGTAAAATACCCCGCCATCATGGTCATTCGTGCCACCCAGAAGAAGATAATATCAAAACCACAGATCAACACACTGGTAGGATAAAACGTCTCCAAATCCTCAGTTTGCTCTGGCCAACCCAGGGTTGAAAAAGGCCACAGCCCTGAAGAGAACCAGGTATCGAGTACATCTTCATCCTGCACCAGTTCAACCTCGCGGCCTAGTTTAGCTTTGGCCTTAGCCTTGGCTTCCGTTTCATTGTGAGCCACAAAAATTTCCCCTTCTGGCGTGTACCAGGCTGGAATCTGATGCCCCCACCACAACTGCCGCGAAATGCACCAATCTTTGATCTTAACCAGCCAATCGCGGTAGACCTTATGCCAGCGTTCCGGCACAATCTGGGGGGAATTATGTTGGTCTAGCTGCTCCATTGCAAAATCGGCGATCGCCCTGGTTTTGGCGAACCACTGCATCGACAGGAACGGCTCGATCGGCACCTTGCCCCGCTCTGAATAGGGCACAGCATGGACATAATCTTCGATGTGGTCAAGCAAACCCAGCGAATCCAGCTTAGCGA
The sequence above is a segment of the Pseudanabaena sp. PCC 7367 genome. Coding sequences within it:
- a CDS encoding valine--tRNA ligase → MTAYELPKQYNPFDTEAKWQAYWEEQGLFRAASKSSKESYCIMMAPPNVTGSLHMGHAFEKTIADVLIRYHRMKGFNTLWLPGKDHASIAVHTVLERQLRAEGKTRQDLGRSKFLERAWDWKGDSSDRITNQIRKLGASVDWQRERFTLDQGLSKAVIEAFVSMYEDGLIYRGEYLVNWCPASQSAVSDLEVENQETNGHLWHFRYPLTTGDGYLVVATTRPETMLGDTAVAVNPKDDRYQHLIGQTVTLPIMNREIPIVGDEYVDMEFGTGCVKITPAHDFNDFEIGQRHDLPMINVMNKDATINENGGEFAGQDRFVARKNIVAKLDSLGLLDHIEDYVHAVPYSERGKVPIEPFLSMQWFAKTRAIADFAMEQLDQHNSPQIVPERWHKVYRDWLVKIKDWCISRQLWWGHQIPAWYTPEGEIFVAHNETEAKAKAKAKLGREVELVQDEDVLDTWFSSGLWPFSTLGWPEQTEDLETFYPTSVLICGFDIIFFWVARMTMMAGYFTKQMPFKDVYIHGLVRDENNQKMSKTKNNGIDPLVLIDKYGTDALRYALINEVVGAGQDIRLDYNRKTDESSTVESARNFANKLWNASRFVLMNLGDDRPKLPALAELESCDRWILSRFNQTAQMVNQQIPKYGLGEAARTLYGFIWNEFCDYYIELVKPRLQSEDQRSQAIAQGVLLHVLKGTLALLHPYMPHLTEEIWSAVASEAEKPLAIQPYPEAADSLIDSAIDAQFNSIFEAIRVIRNLRAELEIKPSQKIKAVLQGEGDELHPCLAGAAYIKHLARVEELQIVETVPADLGQTMAGVVGTVQVLVPLTGVVDVAQLRQRLEKNLGKLNGNIASLQGRLSNEGYVKKAPAHIVEGARAELEEAKQQAQILTGRLEQLQQMN